From the genome of Aspergillus chevalieri M1 DNA, chromosome 8, nearly complete sequence, one region includes:
- a CDS encoding putative carboxylesterase (COG:I;~EggNog:ENOG410PNQG;~InterPro:IPR019826,IPR002018,IPR029058;~MEROPS:MER0030934;~PFAM:PF00135) has translation MSLPQIHQDSLKTTFTGTSQSDNGTTVHSFRGIQYATIPARFERSQPIQKFNEPAIDATRYGPRCPQMKIDVRHLLRIPEDVEIPEEEEDEFKCLNLEITCPPLDQTKGPFPILIWIHGGSQVVTFCSAASGICDPTKLVADSIKYQKPMVFVSINYRLNIFAFGDGKEKNLALKDQRLGIEWVRKNIASFGGDPNNITLAGESAGGVYAHAHLITGPPVKRAILASGSLYLSRPMPAARGEWMVNTLESKVQELGQTSLREAPVPVLIQALGECNVNSMFLQEDSELQDWESRPEHVEELMIGDTEYESVIWRNGVETHNASTINAAFEQNSEWGPQLRKMYQVVPTRPTASKLGALDIINDALYAMPVEVISEKLQANQKMVYRYVVDQHNPWQLSSRSHHAVDLLFLFGTMDFSHNPGAEGVGQDMRRLWVSFVNGDAPWSEQKRYAYGPFGVCGEIDEGQFAGRRRTRHIRALREAGKEAFLPIVFALAAGKISLLN, from the exons ATGTCACTTCCACAAATTCACCAGGACTCCCTCAAGACTACCTTCACCGGTACCTCTCAGTCTGACAATGGCACCACTGTCCATTCATTCAGAGGCATCCAGTATGCCACAATTCCGGCTCGCTTCGAGCGTTCGCAGCCGATACAAAAGTTCAATGAACCGGCGATTGATGCGACGCGATATGG ACCACGCTGCCCACAGATGAAGATCGATGTGCGTCATTTGCTACGCATCCCAGAAGATGTTGAAATcccagaagaggaagaggatgaattCAAATGCTTGAATTTGGAAATCACCTGTCCTCCGCTGGATCAAACGAAGGGGCCTTTTCCGATTTTGATCTGGATTCACG GTGGATCACAGGTTGTCACGTTCTGTTCTGCTGCATCCGGAATTTGCG ACCCAACAAAACTCGTTGCAGACTCGATCAAATATCAGAAACCAATGGTTTTTGTTTCTATCAACTATCGGCTTAACATCTTCGCTTTCGGAGACGGCAAGGAGAAGAATCTCGCCCTCAAAGACCAACGACTTGGAATTGAATGGGTCCGCAAGAATATTGCATCTTTTGGTGGTGACCCA AACAACATCACCTTGGCTGGTGAGAGCGCCGGTGGTGTCTATGCTCATGCCCATTTGATTACCGGACCGCCAGTCAAACGAGCTATTTTGGCATCTGGGTCTCTCTATCTTTCGCGCCCAATGCCAGCAGCACGAGGAGAATGGATGGTCAACACACTAGAATCCAAAGTGCAGGAGCTTGGACAGACCTCTCTTCGCGAAGCCCCTGTACCCGTTCTCATACAGGCCCTGGGAGAGTGCAACGTCAACTCAATGTTCCTCCAGGAAGATTCGGAATTACAAGACTGGGAATCGAGACCGGAACATGTAGAGGAACTCATGATTGGGGATACAGAGTATGAG TCCGTGATTTGGCGCAATGGTGTCGAGACACACAACGCATCTACAATTAATGCAGCCTTTGAACAGAATTCCGAATGGGGCCCTCAATTGCGCAAAATGTACCAGGTCGTTCCTACTCGCCCGACGGCCAGCAAGCTCGGTGCCCTGGACATTATCAACGATGCTCTCTACGCCATGCCCGTCGAAGTTATTTCTGAAAAGCTACAAGCGAATCAAAAGATGGTTTACAGATATGTGGTCGACCAACATAACCCGTGGCAGTTGTCCAGCCGCTCCCACCACGCCGTTGACTTGCTCTTCCTGTTCGGGACGATGGATTTTTCGCACAACCCAGGTGCGGAGGGTGTCGGGCAGGACATGAGACGGCTATGGGTGTCGTTTGTGAATGGTGATGCACCATGGTCGGAGCAGAAGAGATATGCCTATGGTCCATTTGGAGTATGTGGCGAGATTGACGAGGGGCAGTTTGCCGGTCGACGGAGGACAAGGCACATCAGGGCGTTGAGGGAGGCTGGAAAGGAGGCATTCTTGCCCATTGTATTTGCGTTGGCAGCCGGGAAGATCAGTTTGTTGAACTAG
- a CDS encoding NAD(P)/FAD-dependent oxidoreductase (COG:C;~EggNog:ENOG410PJPN;~InterPro:IPR036188,IPR023753;~PFAM:PF07992,PF00070;~go_function: GO:0016491 - oxidoreductase activity [Evidence IEA];~go_process: GO:0055114 - oxidation-reduction process [Evidence IEA]): MRTILVAGTGFAGMWSALSAMRLIEQNGGIEAAGIKVIVVSLDPTLVIRPRLYESDADKMCASLEELFRVTGIHFVPGLVDTIDTAQKRAAIVDLAGIRSTLQYDRLVLAAGSHLKRPDIPGIHEHAFSIDQRNEAASLDKHLHHLTSKPPYPARNTVVIVGGGFTGIEIAAEMPSRLRSILRSEDVRVVIIEQADSIGPELGPGPRPVIIEALADLGVEYNLGVAVVSVDKTGVVTSRGDRIDSLSVIWTGGMEASALTRQIPGQRDHSGRLHVDSHLRIPSLRDIFVAGDAALAITDDQGHHALMSCQHAMRLGRFAGHNAAADLLALSPKPYTQPSYGTCLDLGPWGAVVTEGWDRQIRLTGSAAKAIKKNINQAVIYPPKADRVEAFTAADPDCAGPTLA, translated from the coding sequence ATGCGAACGATACTTGTTGCTGGAACAGGCTTCGCCGGCATGTGGAGCGCCCTGTCGGCGATGCGACTCATCGAACAGAATGGGGGAATTGAGGCGGCTGGGATCAAAGTGATTGTCGTATCTCTCGATCCTACTTTGGTTATCCGTCCACGGTTGTATGAATCGGATGCTGACAAAATGTGTGCCTCGCTCGAGGAACTATTCCGCGTGACGGGTATTCATTTTGTTCCAGGATTGGTCGACACGATTGATACAGCACAGAAACGAGCGGCAATCGTCGACCTGGCAGGCATTCGTTCCACCCTTCAATATGACAGGCTCGTCCTGGCTGCAGGAAGCCACTTGAAACGCCCCGACATCCCCGGCATTCACGAGCATGCATTTAGCATCGACCAGCGCAACGAAGCTGCCAGCCTCGACAAGCATTTGCATCATCTCACGTCCAAACCTCCTTATCCTGCGCGGAACACGGTTGTTATTGTCGGCGGTGGTTTTACTGGAATTGAGATCGCCGCAGAGATGCCGTCGCGACTCCGCTCCATTCTTCGATCGGAGGACGTGCGAGTTGTCATCATTGAACAAGCGGATTCCATCGGACCGGAACTGGGGCCTGGTCCGAGGCCAGTCATCATCGAGGCGTTGGCGGACCTGGGCGTGGAGTATAATCTGGGCGTGGCGGTAGTATCGGTGGACAAGACCGGGGTGGTGACCAGCCGTGGCGACCGAATCGACTCGCTGTCTGTCATTTGGACTGGGGGTATGGAAGCGAGTGCTCTGACACGACAGATTCCGGGGCAGAGAGACCATAGCGGACGCTTGCACGTCGATTCTCATCTGCGCATTCCCTCTCTTCGGGACATCTTTGTGGCGGGCGATGCAGCCCTGGCTATTACCGATGATCAGGGCCATCATGCGTTGATGTCTTGCCAGCATGCCATGCGTCTTGGTCGCTTTGCTGGGCATAATGCAGCAGCAGACCTGCTTGCACTTTCTCCAAAACCATATACCCAACCCTCGTATGGGACGTGCTTGGATTTAGGCCCTTGGGGCGCGGTGGTCACTGAGGGATGGGACCGTCAAATACGATTGACTGGCTCGGCGGCAAAGGCGATCAAAAAGAATATCAATCAGGCTGTGATATATCCTCCAAAAGCAGATCGTGTCGAAGCATTTACTGCCGCGGACCCAGACTGTGCAGGTCCTACGCTTGCATGA
- a CDS encoding putative 2-ketogluconate transporter (COG:G;~EggNog:ENOG410QDJA;~InterPro:IPR020846,IPR011701,IPR036259;~PFAM:PF07690;~TransMembrane:12 (i62-87o99-117i129-146o158-179i191-212o224-243i291-316o328-348i355-375o387-407i419-435o447-472i);~go_function: GO:0022857 - transmembrane transporter activity [Evidence IEA];~go_process: GO:0055085 - transmembrane transport [Evidence IEA]), with product MDKQETSHIERTLSPRDKLSQIDTVKDPFRVDEEVQAYAAQGHIEIDESTSHRLRVMIDRRVLVIMIVTYFLQALDKGTMSFASIMGIREQTGLVGQQYSWLTTCIYIAVLVVEYPTNWVIQRVPLAKYLGANVCIWGGVLALHAACHNFTGLVTVRTLLGIFEACCQPIFVLCSGMWYKREEQAATVTYWYMMNGGQQIVGGLLAYCFSLIGNDRAIQSWQAIFLSYGCISFLWGIFVIYWMPDSPMRAKCFSESDKRLMVERVRSNQTGLQNKKFRSYQMWEAFRDPQMWCYCAIQVFTTLPTSGLGAFANIVIKGFNFTELQTQLLAMVLGFYIIIVLLSSAWLVKKTGQNLLVMLGFIIPSFIGTIVLMTVDNTTTATKAGLLISYYITLSFWSAQTLALSMISRNIAGATKKSTVVAATFISWAAGNAIGPQVFLEKDAPKYFIAFGVHLGCYSVMALCVIFLRFYLKRQNKKKDEILRAQGVDNADPDLVYAFEDKTDRENLNFRYMY from the exons ATGGACAAACAAGAAACCTCCCATATCGAGCGAACACTATCCCCTAGAGACAAACTTTCGCAAATCGATACCGTCAAGGACCCCTTCCGTGTCGATGAAGAAGTCCAAGCATATGCTGCCCAGGGCCATATTGAAATCGACGAATCCACCAGTCACCGCCTCCGTGTGATGATCGATCGTCGCGTGCTAGTCATCATGATAGTCACATACTTCCTCCAAGCTTTGGACAAAGGCACCATGTCTTTTGCGTCAATTATGGGTATCCGCGAACAAACAGGCCTGGTAGGACAGCAATATTCCTGGCTGACTACGTGCATTTACATCGCCGTACTGGTTGTCGAGTACCCGACCAACTGGGTAATTCAGCGAGTGCCTCTAGCCAAATATCTCGGGGCAAACGTGTGCATTTGGGGGGGAGTATTAGCCTTGCATGCGGCTTGCCATAACTTCACGGGGCTGGTTACAGTCCGAACGTTGCTGGGAATCTTTGAGGCATGTTGCCAGCCTATATTTGTGCTTTGCTCAGGAATGTGGTATAAACGCGAGGAACAGGCGGCCACGGTGACTTATTG GTACATGATGAACGGTGGGCAACAAATCGTCGGCGGTTTACTAGCCTACTGCTTCAGTCTTATCGGCAACGATCGCGCTATTCAATCATGGCAAGCCATATTCCTAAGCTACGGCTGCATATCTTTCCTCTGGGGCATATTCGTCATCTACTGGATGCCCGACTCACCGATGCGTGCAAAATGCTTCTCTGAAAGTGACAAACGGCTCATGGTCGAGCGAGTTCGGTCAAACCAGACAGGTCTTCAGAACAAAAAGTTCCGATCGTATCAGATGTGGGAGGCATTTCGTGACCCGCAAATGTGGTGttactgtgccattcaagtCTTCACGACCCTGCCAACAAGTGGATTAGGCGCTTTTGCAAACATCGTGATAAAAGGGTTCAATTTTACCGAGTTGCAGACGCAGCTTTTGGCTATGGTTCTAGGTTTCTACATTATCATTGTCCTCCTGTCGTCGGCATGGCTGGTCAAGAAGACAGGACAGAACCTTTTGGTCATGTTGGGATTCATTATACC ATCATTTATCGGAACGATCGTCCTCATGACAGTCGATAACACCACAACAGCCACAAAAGCAGGCCTCCTCATCAGCTACTATATCACCCTCTCCTTCTGGTCCGCACAGACCCTCGCCCTCTCCATGATATCGCGGAATATAGCTGGCGCTACAAAGAAGTCCACCGTTGTCGCGGCCACTTTTATCTCCTGGGCTGCTGGGAATGCAATTG GCCCCCAAGTATTCCTGGAGAAGGACGCCCCAAAATACTTCATTGCCTTTGGGGTTCATTTAGGCTGTTACTCCGTTATGGCCTTGTGCGTAATCTTCCTTCGGTTCTATCTGAAGAGACAGAATAAGAAGAAGGACGAAATCTTGCGAGCGCAAGGGGTGGATAACGCGGACCCTGATCTAGTATATGCGTTTGAGGACAAGACGGATCGTGAAAATCTGAATTTTCGGTATATGTATTGA
- a CDS encoding glycoside hydrolase family 88/105 protein (COG:S;~EggNog:ENOG410PGQV;~InterPro:IPR008928,IPR012341,IPR010905;~PFAM:PF07470;~go_process: GO:0005975 - carbohydrate metabolic process [Evidence IEA]) gives MSEPATRIHAIVNRLITNLINIQDTTGEFLLHLPDSRIIDTKSWHGWEWTHGIGLYGLWKYHELTGDESYIRVIEDWFTARFAEGGTTKNINTMAAFLTLAYVYEKTGNVTYRPWLEAWADWAMHDLPRTHYGGFQHATYLTDNHQQLWDDTLMMTVLPLAKIGKLLNRPEYIDEAKRQFLVHIKYLFDTRTGLFYHGWTFEDGGHNFASARWGRGNSWVTMVIPEFIELLDLPSTDPLRVHLIDTLYAQCKALGRLQNDSGYWHTLLDHPDSYIEASATAGFAYGILKAVRKRYLPPAYRSVGEKAISAVLGAVDANGELQNTSFGTGMGDSLDFYKAIPLTAMPYGQAMAIMALGEYLRTYL, from the coding sequence ATGTCGGAACCAGCCACCCGCATTCACGCTATCGTCAACCGCCTCATAACGAACCTCATCAATATCCAAGATACTACTGGCGAGTTTCTcttgcacctgcctgattCTCGCATCATCGATACCAAGTCATGGCATGGCTGGGAATGGACACACGGAATTGGCCTCTATGGCTTGTGGAAGTATCACGAACTTACTGGTGATGAAAGCTACATCCGAGTCATTGAAGACTGGTTCACTGCTCGGTTTGCTGAGGGTGGTACCACCAAGAATATAAATACAATGGCAGCGTTTTTAACTCTGGCGTATGTCTACGAGAAAACAGGAAATGTCACGTACCGTCCTTGGTTAGAGGCATGGGCCGACTGGGCGATGCATGATCTCCCACGCACGCACTACGGTGGCTTTCAACATGCGACTTACTTGACCGACAATCATCAGCAGCTGTGGGATGATACGCTGATGATGACGGTGCTACCGCTCGCCAAGATCGGAAAGTTGCTGAACCGTCCAGAGTACATTGACGAAGCGAAGCGGCAGTTTCTTGTGCATATCAAATACCTTTTTGACACACGAACTGGTCTGTTTTATCACGGATGGACCTTCGAAGATGGCGGGCATAATTTCGCTTCTGCTCGCTGGGGGCGCGGGAATTCCTGGGTGACTATGGTCATCCCGGAGTTTATCGAATTGTTGGATTTGCCTTCTACGGATCCGCTTCGCGTGCATCTGATAGACACTCTATATGCGCAGTGCAAGGCTCTTGGACGCCTCCAGAACGACTCCGGCTACTGGCATACACTCCTCGACCATCCTGACTCATACATCGAGGCATCCGCAACTGCTGGGTTTGCGTACGGGATTCTCAAGGCTGTACGAAAGAGGTATCTACCGCCAGCGTACAGGAGCGTAGGCGAGAAGGCGATCAGCGCTGTACTTGGAGCTGTGGATGCAAATGGAGAGTTGCAGAATACAAGCTTTGGAACAGGAATGGGCGACTCTCTTGATTTCTATAAGGCAATTCCCCTCACGGCCATGCCATATGGACAGGCAATGGCTATTATGGCACTGGGGGAGTATCTGAGAACATATCTATAG
- a CDS encoding polysaccharide lyase family 26 protein (CAZy:PL26;~COG:S;~EggNog:ENOG410PJP5;~SECRETED:SignalP(1-19)), which yields MRKSLLWLTLGSLAERALSRPTNHTRSDTVKVHWVGETPEYTAGTTFGLPWPQGKYRFNDTLFSIVEKPSEQIPLQSWVTGYWRDGSIKWTGHAIPPLDNPSSEYTIRVSSFAHSKRSTSSSNTSYGVKVANTADEVSVDTGRITVSFPKRGSSIIGSIRTSSGKVVGENGKLVLYSQSAVAEDVAARTNTSIDYFNFESDIQQVFVTNETSVRAVVTVKGKHKVTSGSDHDDWLQFTLRFYLYTNSDSIRIVHSLVFDGKADNQFISGLGIQFNVPLAGEELYNRHIRLPGVNGGFLHEAVQGITGLRRDPGEKVRLSQFEGKETPSLSTWDDRVSSRIQYIPAWNDYKLSQLSPDGFTIKKRIKPGQGWIDIPGGSRSHGLTYLGGATKGGLAVGLRDFWKRHPSGIDISSATSDQGALTIWLYSPEAAPLDLRAYHDELGEDTYAKQLEALEITYEDYEPGFNTPYGIARTSEIFIYAFDQTPSADTLARLSKHANEAPVLAAEPRYIRETKAIGSYWSVPDTSANSIGNSSKSAALESHLDFLVKFYQGQVDYRRWYGFLNYGDFMHTYDDDRHTWRYDIGGYAWDNSELSPDLFLWQYFLRSGRADVYRLAEGLTRHTGEVDVYHIGDWKGLGTRHGVQHFGDSAKQVRIAQPQYRKYFYYLSGGDERVGELLDEALDTDKTYGTLDPQRKVRDDGWTPEPNKPTAISLGTDWAGLAAGWLLEWERRGPRWLEAKRKLTGTAGGIANLTNGFVTGSGLYAITNGTLLPPPNDPGNNGVVSISHLNAVFGLPEVLSELLEYWGSDAPRGLRSAWLDYCYYYGATADEQKARYGEAFTKATLIQGHSRLTAYYAQQDSNNATVAQRAWDEFYGDNDGSDGLTDDDPWVTAKVNGSNVLIPVEEATWISTNAVAQYGLAAIQDLALVGDALSN from the coding sequence ATGCGAAAGTCACTTCTTTGGCTCACCCTCGGGTCTCTCGCCGAGAGGGCATTGTCAAGACCAACCAACCACACTCGATCTGATACGGTCAAGGTGCATTGGGTCGGCGAAACTCCCGAGTATACAGCAGGGACGACATTCGGACTCCCATGGCCCCAAGGGAAATACAGATTCAACGACACTCTGTTCAGCATCGTTGAAAAACCAAGTGAGCAGATCCCACTACAGTCTTGGGTGACCGGCTACTGGCGCGACGGCTCCATCAAATGGACTGGGCACGCTATTCCACCGCTTGACAATCCCAGCTCGGAGTACACCATCAGGGTTTCATCATTCGCGCACAGTAAGCGTTCAACCAGCTCCTCGAATACTTCGTATGGCGTGAAAGTTGCCAATACAGCGGACGAAGTCAGTGTCGACACTGGCAGGATCACGGTATCTTTTCCCAAACGGGGAAGCTCTATAATAGGGTCCATTAGGACTTCAAGCGGAAAGGTCGTCGGCGAGAATGGAAAACTGGTTCTCTACTCGCAATCGGCAGTCGCGGAGGATGTTGCGGCCCGCACAAACACTTCTATCGATTACTTCAACTTCGAGAGCGATATCCAACAGGTTTTTGTGACTAACGAAACTTCTGTCCGCGCAGTGGTCACTGTCAAAGGAAAGCACAAGGTCACAAGTGGGAGCGACCACGACGACTGGCTTCAATTCACCTTGCGCTTCTATTTATACACTAACTCGGATTCGATCAGGATCGTCCACAGCCTTGTATTTGACGGAAAAGCGGATAATCAATTTATCAGTGGATTGGGAATTCAGTTCAATGTTCCCTTAGCCGGCGAGGAATTATACAATCGCCATATCAGACTACCAGGAGTCAACGGAGGTTTTCTTCATGAAGCTGTGCAAGGTATCACGGGTCTGCGGCGCGACCCAGGCGAAAAGGTCCGTTTATCTCAGTTCGAAGGAAAGGAGACGCCTAGTCTGAGTACTTGGGACGACCGTGTTTCTTCTCGCATTCAGTACATCCCCGCATGGAACGATTACAAACTGAGTCAGTTATCTCCCGACGGATTCACTATCAAGAAGAGAATAAAGCCTGGACAGGGGTGGATTGATATTCCCGGTGGCTCGCGCTCTCACGGGCTTACCTATCTGGGTGGTGCCACAAAAGGTGGGCTAGCAGTTGGTTTGCGCGACTTCTGGAAGAGACATCCCTCTGGCATCGACATCTCGAGCGCCACATCCGACCAAGGTGCCCTCACTATCTGGTTATACAGCCCTGAAGCCGCTCCGCTAGATCTCAGAGCGTACCATGATGAGTTGGGGGAAGACACATACGCTAAACAGCTCGAAGCACTAGAGATCACCTATGAAGACTACGAACCCGGATTCAACACGCCATACGGGATAGCGAGGACCAGCGAAATCTTTATATATGCGTTCGATCAAACCCCCTCCGCTGACACGCTAGCAAGGCTCAGCAAGCATGCCAATGAAGCACCCGTTCTAGCAGCGGAACCACGGTACATCAGAGAGACAAAGGCTATCGGATCATACTGGTCCGTCCCTGATACCTCTGCAAATAGCATCGGAAACAGCAGCAAGTCTGCGGCACTCGAAAGTCACCTCGACTTCCTGGTAAAATTCTACCAAGGCCAGGTCGACTATCGTCGGTGGTACGGCTTCCTGAACTACGGAGATTTCATGCACACCTACGATGACGACAGACACACTTGGCGATACGACATCGGCGGATACGCCTGGGACAACTCGGAACTCTCCCCCGACCTCTTTCTCTGGCAGTACTTCCTGCGGAGTGGACGCGCGGATGTCTACCGGCTCGCAGAGGGGTTAACACGCCACACCGGTGAAGTCGACGTCTATCATATCGGTGACTGGAAGGGCCTGGGAACCAGACATGGGGTACAGCATTTCGGCGACAGCGCGAAGCAGGTTCGTATTGCTCAGCCCCAGTACCGGAAGTACTTCTATTACTTATCTGGCGGTGATGAGCGAGTCGGGGAGCTACTAGATGAGGCTTTAGATACCGATAAGACATACGGCACCTTGGATCCACAGAGGAAAGTTCGTGACGATGGCTGGACCCCCGAGCCCAATAAACCGACTGCCATATCTCTCGGCACAGATTGGGCTGGCCTTGCGGCTGGCTGGCTTCTTGAGTGGGAGCGCCGCGGGCCTCGGTGGTTGGAAGCGAAAAGAAAGCTGACCGGTACAGCCGGGGGAATCGCAAATCTGACAAATGGCTTCGTCACAGGTTCTGGCTTATACGCTATTACCAATGGCACGTTGCTTCCTCCGCCAAATGATCCGGGCAATAACGGCGTCGTGTCTATCTCCCACTTGAATGCGGTGTTTGGCTTGCCGGAGGTGCTCTCAGAGCTGCTTGAGTATTGGGGTAGTGACGCTCCTAGAGGTCTACGAAGTGCCTGGCTGGATTATTGCTATTACTACGGTGCAACGGCCGACGAACAAAAAGCGCGTTATGGGGAGGCGTTCACTAAGGCTACCTTGATACAAGGTCACTCGCGGCTGACAGCATACTATGCGCAGCAAGACAGCAACAATGCTACTGTGGCACAACGCGCATGGGATGAATTCTACGGTGATAACGATGGCTCGGACGGTTTGACAGATGATGATCCATGGGTTACGGCAAAGGTTAACGGCAGCAATGTGCTCATTCCTGTCGAGGAGGCTACATGGATATCCACAAATGCCGTTGCTCAGTATGGGCTGGCTGCGATCCAGGACTTGGCTCTCGTAGGAGATGCCTTGAGTAACTAG
- a CDS encoding uncharacterized protein (COG:S;~EggNog:ENOG410PV5R) — translation MAQTHKNVTLVGASGNICKIILDSLITSSEFNITILSRKESEATFPAGFSTSSQDEAVLQLLPLFGQKKELIEYLKSQQSDIFSWTGVATGLLFDWAVASVLQHSQGTSSKFLHVASVETIQNEILAVLEKETGAKWTVHSTTTEEQVGEAVKKLGAGNFSGAFALVRATGFGNTPGLRAKYAKDTTLANDLLGLKLETIQDTVKRVVAK, via the exons ATGGCTCAGACACACAAGAACGTCACCCTCGTTGGT GCCAGCGGCAACATCTGCAAGATCATCTTGGATAGCCTCATTACCTCCTCCGAGTTCAACATTACCATCCTGTCTCGTAAGGAGAGCGAGGCGACTTTTCCAGCCGGG TTTTCTACCAGCAGCCAGGACGAAGCCGTGCTCCAGCTTCTGCCCCTCTTTGGTCAGAAGAAGGAGCTCATTGAGTACTTGAAGTCCCAGCAATCCGACATCTTCTCGTGGACCGGTGTGGCAACTGGCTTGCTGTTCGACTGG GCCGTCGCCTCGGTGCTGCAACACTCGCAAGGCACCAGCAGCAAGTTCCTGCATGTTGCCTCTGTCGAAACCATCCAAAATGAGATCCTCGCTGTATTGGAGAAGGAAACGGGTGCTAAGTGGACTGTGCACTCGACAACGACGGAGGAGCAAGTGGGTGAGGCGGTCAAAAAGCTTGGTGCGGGTAACTTCAGTGGTGCCTTTGCCCTGGTTCGCGCCACTGGCTTTGGGAACACTCCAGGACTGCGTGCCAAATACGCTAAGGACACGACTCTGGCAAACGACCTATTGGGACTGAAGCTGGAAACCATTCAGGACACTGTTAAGCGTGTTGTTGCCAAGTAA
- a CDS encoding putative ribonuclease H1 (COG:L;~EggNog:ENOG410PQK2;~InterPro:IPR012337,IPR036397,IPR002156;~PFAM:PF00075;~go_function: GO:0003676 - nucleic acid binding [Evidence IEA];~go_function: GO:0004523 - RNA-DNA hybrid ribonuclease activity [Evidence IEA]), translated as MSFRPDSPVELPDGRLVCGPHRLIVCPICTVDYSFMEENEDFEDEYASDEATTSDSIFGTPRVGTGRVIPTKFHPATTSDTPQSLFPPGISSRAIPPVHRFIHPTNPRRFLIYTDGACLDNGSVNPRAGCSFVFRPSTQQPQGLGYVRFPLENEGPTGEVHSQTSNRAELRAVIAALRFRFWPGEGFNSLVIATDSEYVVEGVTSWVRGWLRRGWRTSAGAAVKNRDLWECLLGEIERWDGNGMQVKFWRIPRDWNTDADYHARCAASEDTRGSFSDIMGMLV; from the coding sequence ATGTCTTTCCGCCCAGACAGCCCTGTCGAACTTCCGGATGGTCGTCTAGTGTGTGGCCCGCACCGGCTTATAGTCTGTCCCATCTGCACTGTTGATTATAGCTTCAtggaagaaaatgaagacTTTGAAGATGAATATGCGAGCGATGAGGCGACAACAAGTGACAGTATCTTCGGAACTCCCAGAGTCGGCACGGGACGTGTCATCCCTACAAAGTTTCATCCTGCTACTACCAGTGATACTCCGCAGTCACTTTTTCCACCTGGAATCAGTAGTAGAGCCATACCACCTGTACACCGGTTTATTCATCCAACCAACCCCCGACGATTCCTTATCTACACGGACGGTGCATGCTTAGACAACGGCAGTGTGAACCCCAGAGCTGGCTGTAGCTTTGTTTTCAGGCCTTCCACGCAACAACCTCAAGGCCTTGGCTACGTACGCTTTCCCCTTGAAAATGAAGGGCCAACTGGTGAAGTGCATTCGCAAACAAGCAACCGGGCAGAGCTACGCGCCGTTATTGCAGCTTTACGATTCCGGTTCTGGCCCGGTGAAGGGTTCAACAGTCTCGTGATTGCGACGGATTCCGAATATGTTGTTGAGGGTGTGACATCCTGGGTACGCGGATGGCTACGGAGAGGCTGGAGGACGAGCGCAGGAGCAGCGGTCAAGAATCGGGACCTTTGGGAGTGTCTACTTGGAGAAATAGAACGATGGGATGGTAATGGCATGCAAGTCAAATTCTGGCGTATTCCAAGGGATTGGAATACCGATGCGGACTATCATGCTAGATGTGCTGCTTCTGAGGATACACGAGGCAGCTTCTCGGATATTATGGGTATGCTTGTGTAA